CTCCGCCTTGAGGCAGTTGAGCCCAGGGATAACCTGGTGCTCTTCCGGGAGGTGAGAAAGCTCGTGCTCCTGAGGTGAGGCCTGCGCACCACGCCTCTTGGGGTCAAGGCGGAAAGGCGCTTGCAACAGCGCGCTTGTCCCTACCGACCCGAAAAGCTGTCCGCTGCGACAAGACCGTTGGTCCAGGATCGGACCAAGGCTGGTGAACGGATCTTAAGGAACACAGCGAAGGGCACTGGTCAACGGTGCTGCAGAGACGCCCTTCACTGTCGTGGGCCAGGAACGGCCGGACCCGGGAATAAGAACGTCAGCAGGTCATCCAGGTGGGCGCGCCAGTTGCCCCAGCTGTGCCCCTCGTGCGGCTCCCGGTAGCAGACCTCGTAGCCGCGCCGGTCCAGGATTTGGCGGAGATCCCTCACCAAAGGGATGAGGAGCGGCAGGTCATACGTCCCGACGTCCAGGTAGATGCGCAGGGGCCGTTTGTCGCCCTCCTGGAATGCCTTAGCGAGCGCCGGCTCCACGTAGGAAGACTGCGCCCCCACATTGCCAAACTGCTCCGGGTGGTGAAAGCCCAGCCAGAGCGAGATGTTCCCGCCGTTTGAAGCACCGATGGTAGCCCGCAGCCGGGGGTCTGTGCTCACCGGGTATCGGGCCGCCACCCAGGGGAGTGCCTCGAACAGGATAAACGCGGCCCAGGCTTCCTTCCTATCGCCTGCGTACTCGCGCTGGCGCTCTTCCGGAGAAAGGAACACCGCTACCAGGGGAGCCACTTTGCCGGAGGCGATGAGGTTGTCCAGAAGGGTGGCAGCGTTCCCCAGCGTCAAGTAGTCATGGCCGTCATGGAACTGGGCAAGGGGGTATGGCATACCTCGACCCTCAAAGCCAGGCGGGATGTATACGGAGATCCTGCGCCGTCCGCCAAGGTGGACGCTGGTGATGACCGTATCGCGCACTGAACCGCCCGGCAGGTCCGGCTGAGGGACAAGCTCCGCCGGCGGCCGATACTTCCCCATGCGCAGTTCCGAGTTAGGGCCAAAACCGCCGCGGATCGTCAGAGGGTTCATGGGATCCAGCAGCCAAAGGTTGTCGTCGACCACTATCTTGTAGTCCAGACGAGCATCGGCTGCGAAGACATAGCGCGCGTGCCAAAGGTCGCTCCCTTGCAGGCGCGTCAGCAGGCATGTCGGCTGCCAGCCGGT
The candidate division KSB1 bacterium genome window above contains:
- a CDS encoding alpha/beta hydrolase-fold protein, translating into MRCKLGAAGWTWLVLFLCLAPSASGQRCSAVLARLFQAPPVERQALVDSLYAACPAFPVVEQDTVVHFLYRGQARRVAVAGDATGWQPTCLLTRLQGSDLWHARYVFAADARLDYKIVVDDNLWLLDPMNPLTIRGGFGPNSELRMGKYRPPAELVPQPDLPGGSVRDTVITSVHLGGRRRISVYIPPGFEGRGMPYPLAQFHDGHDYLTLGNAATLLDNLIASGKVAPLVAVFLSPEERQREYAGDRKEAWAAFILFEALPWVAARYPVSTDPRLRATIGASNGGNISLWLGFHHPEQFGNVGAQSSYVEPALAKAFQEGDKRPLRIYLDVGTYDLPLLIPLVRDLRQILDRRGYEVCYREPHEGHSWGNWRAHLDDLLTFLFPGPAVPGPRQ